One segment of Coregonus clupeaformis isolate EN_2021a chromosome 38, ASM2061545v1, whole genome shotgun sequence DNA contains the following:
- the LOC123482791 gene encoding GTPase IMAP family member 4-like: MRIVLLGIPGAGKSATGNTILGREVFREETGAGKSVMGKRVVEGRNITVIDTPGIYSTTLTKEQLNDEMKRCISLSSPGPHVFLLVIRLERFTQEDRNALSWIQKNFGEEALSYTMVLFTGREKLTRKQWEDFERTETTKQPISVCGGGHHALNSKPEVRTTQVTQLLRKIEEMVERNGGGYYTNEIYQEVQRKLREEEERKKQEMEKERRRREEEEMRRREEEERRRREEERRRREEEERRRREEEERRRREEEERRREEEEKLEEKRKIEQMIEQKRQEEKLLLLETVRVGLALLALAACFWAKP, from the coding sequence ATGAGGATAGTTCTGCTGGGTATACCTGGAGCAGGGAAGAGTGCAACAGGAAACACCATCCTGGGTAGAGAGGTGTTTAGAGAGGAGACTGGAGCAGGGAAGAGTGTGATGGGGAAAAGAGTAGTGGAGGGGAGGAACATCACTGTGATTGACACTCCTGGGATTTACAGCACAACACTGACTAAAGAACAATTGAATGATGAAATGAAGAggtgcatctctctctcttctccgggCCCCCATGTGTTCCTTCTGGTTATCAGGCTGGAGAGATTCACACAGGAAGACAGGAATGCTTTGTCGTGGATCCAGAAAAACTTTGGCGAGGAGGCCTTGAGTTACACCATGGTGTTATTCACCGGAAGAGAAAAACTAACCAGGAAACAATGGGAGGACTTTGAAAGGACTGAAACAACTAAACAACCAAtcagtgtgtgtgggggagggcaTCATGCCCTCAACAGTAAACCAGAGGTCCGCACCACTCAGGTCACACAGCTGCTGAGGAAGATAGAAGAGATGgtggagaggaatggaggagggTACTACACCAATGAGATATACCAGGAGGTTCAGAGGaaactgagagaggaggaggagagaaaaaaacaggagatggagaaagagaggaggagaagggaggaggaggagatgaggagaagggaggaggaggaaaggaggagaagggaggaggagaggaggagaagggaggaggaggagaggaggagaagggaggaggaggagaggaggagaagggaggaggaggagaggaggagggaggaggaggagaaattaGAGGAAAAGAGGAAGATAGAGCAGATGATTGAGCagaagagacaggaggagaaactCTTGTTATTAGAAACTGTTAGAGTTGGGTTAGCATTACTAGCTTTAGCAGCCTGTTTTTGGGCCAAACCATAG